From a single Meles meles chromosome 21, mMelMel3.1 paternal haplotype, whole genome shotgun sequence genomic region:
- the CDIP1 gene encoding cell death-inducing p53-target protein 1, with protein MSNEPPPPYPGGPTAPLLEEKSGAPPTPGRTSPAVMQPPPGMSMPPADIGPPPYEPPGHPVPQPGFIPPHMNADGTYMPPGFYPPPGPHPPMGYYPPGPYPPGPYPGPGGHTATVLVPSGAATTVTVLQGEIFEGAPVQTVCPHCQQAITTKISYEIGLMNFVLGFFCCFMGCDLGCCLIPCLINDFKDVTHTCPSCKAYIYTYKRLC; from the exons ATGTCCAATGAGCCGCCCCCTCCTTATCCTGGAGGCCCCACAGCCCCCCTTCTGGAGGAGAAGAGTGGAGCCCCACCAACGCCAG GCCGCACCTCCCCAGCTGTGATGCAGCCCCCTCCAGGCATGTCGATGCCCCCCGCAGACATTGGTCCCCCACCCTATGAGCCACCGGGTCACCCAGTGCCTCAGCCTGGCTTCATCCCCCCGCATATGAATGCAGATGGCACCTACATGCCTCCAG GTTTCTACCCTCCTCCAGGCCCTCACCCACCCATGGGCTACTATCCACCAGGGCCCTACCCGCCGGGGCCCTACCCTGGCCCTGGGGGCCACACCGCCACAGTCCTAGTTCCCTCAGGGGCTGCCACCACAGTGACGGTACTGCAGGGAGAGATCTTCGAGGGCGCCCCTGTACAGACAGTGTGTCCCCACTGCCAGCAGGCCATCACCACCAAGATCTCCTATGAGATTGGCCTGATGAACTTCGTGCTGGGCTTCTTCTGCTGCTTCATGGG GTGTGATCTGGGCTGCTGCTTGATCCCTTGCCTCATCAACGACTTCAAGGATGTGACGCACACATGCCCCAGCTGCAAAGCCTACATCTACACGTACAAGCGCCTGTGCTAA